CAGGCGAGCGCGAGGCTCGCGGCCCAGATAGCGGGCAAGGTGCTTGGGGTTGACATGAGCAAGTACGACGTTTTCATCCATATAAGGGCCGATTCACCGATCATAGGCGGCCCCTCCGCTGGAGGAACAATGACCGTCGGGATAATAGCGGCACTCGAGGGCTGGGCCGTCAACCCGAAGGTGATGATGACTGGAATGATAAACCCCGACGGCACAATAGGCCCCGTCGGAGGAATCCTTGAGAAAGCTTCAGCAGCTCACGACGTTGGAGCCGAACTGTTCCTCATTCCAGAGGGTCAGAGGATACAGTACGTCCAGGAAACCCAGAAGAGGGAGATCGGTGGAATAGTCGAGATAAACACCCAAACGAAGAGGGTTGACGTCGTCCAGTATGCCAAGGAGCGCTGGGGACTCACGGTGATCGAAATCAAGGACATATACGACGCCGTTTACTACTTCACCGGACACAGGATTCCAAGGCCCGAGGCACCCTCATACACCCAGATCGACACCTCATTCCTCAAAGACGACGCGCTGAAGGACTACGAGAACACGACCGACTACTACGAGAAGACTCTCCAGAAGCTAAAGGATAGCGACGTGGGCTACGGAACCTACGCGACCCTCATGGAGGCTCTCAACGAGGCTAAGGACATACTCAACCAGTCAAAGAAGTCGATAGACGATGGATTGTACTACACTGCCCTCAGCAAGGACTTTCAAGCGAGGATAATCATAAGGCACGTGGACTGGTATCTGGACGTTAAAACCCCAGATGACGTTCAGGAGCTTCTTAAAGGGGCCGAAAGCCAGATAAACGCTTCCGAGAGCACCGTTTCAAGCGTCAACATAAGGGGCATTACAATGCTGCAGGCAATAGCCGCTGCAGAGGAAAGGGTGGAACAGGCCAAGAGCCTCATCGAAGAGGCCTGGAAGTACTATTACTCCGGTGACTACTGGAACGCCGTTGGAGATGCCGCTTACGCCTATGAAAGGGCCAAAACCGCCGAGTTCTGGGCGAAACTCGGTGAGAGGTTCGCAGGTGGTGAAGAAATAAGCAGAGAGACCGTTAAGACCACGGCGAGGGATTACATAGACGAGTCCAACCTCATAGTTACCTACATCGAGTCGATGTACGGGAACGTGGGCGGAGACCTGAGCGGCAGCATCCAGCAGGCGGAGCGGTACTACGAGGATGGGAAATACTCCGCGGCCCTCTTCACCGCTATGGAGGCACGCGTCCAAGCCCAGGTGTTCCTCGATACCCTCGGTATAGACAACATGACGGTTCTGATGGACAAGTTGAAGTCCATGAAGGAGAACGCCAAGACTGCCATAGGAATCGCTCAGAGCAACGGCGTAACCCCGATACTCGCGATGGCATACTACGAGTTCGCCGAGAGTTACGAGAAGAGCGCAGAGGAGAACAACAGCCTCAACGACCTCCAGAACGCGATGATATTCTACCAGTACGCCAGGGAGACGGCCGGGCTGTTCATCGGCGGCACGACCACACCGACGGTGCAGGTTCCGAACAATACTACGGGGATTCCCCAGATAGTTATCCCCTCCAACGCGGTGGGGCCAACGGAAACCCCGGCGAACGCCAGTGTCGATGCCACTGGAGCAGGAAAATCCGATGAGTTGCTGGGGGTAGTGGCGGTTATCGCCTTTGGGACGTTTCTCATTGGTGTCCTGGTGGGAAGAAAGCTCTGAGCTTTCTTTCCCTTTTCTGCAAGGGATAGCGGAGCGCATCAGGTTAGACTCTTCAGGAACTCGATGTAGACCCTCTTTACCCTTCTTACGGACTCGACACTCACCCACTCGTTGGGAGAGTGCCAGCTGCCACCAACCGGGCCGTAGACGAGGGTCGGCTTGCCCAGGTAGGTGCCGAAGTAGTTGAAGTCGCCGACGCTCTTCCCGTAGGTTACCTCTGGTTCGCGCCCGAGGACCGACCTGTGGGCGGACTTGAAGAGGTTCGCGAACCTGTTGTTCTCCCTCACGGTATAGGGGAGCATGTCCGGCGTTGGCCGCCCGAGCCTTGTGACCTTCAGCTCCCCCTTCAGTTTTATCCTCTCTGCCAGCTCTATTAGTTCCTTCTCAACCCTCTCCCATTCCTCACCCGGAACTACGTGCCTGTCTATTATCGCCCTGGCGTAGTCCGGGACGCTCAGGCCGTCGGCAGAACCCTCGATGTGAAGCGTGCAGTAGGAGCCAATGCCCAGTTTTCTATGGCTCCTGAAGCGTATCCTCCCCAGGCTCCCCAAGAACCTCCCGAGCTCTTCGATGGCGTTGATGCCCATGTGGGGCCTCGCTGCGTGGGCCTTTCTCCCGAAGACCTCCACCTGGACGACGAACCTGCCCCTCGCCCCGAGCATCAGCGTCTCATTTGTTGGCTCAGCGACGAGAACAAGGTCCGCATTCTCCAGCTTTCCGCTCTTTATGAGCTCCCACGCACCCCTTGAGTAGCCCTCCTCGTCGCTCACCGCGGTGAAGATTACGTTCGGCCTCTCCCTCTTGGGCAGTTCGGCCAGCTCAACGAATGCGCTCATGAGTGCAGCCAGGCCACCCTTCATGTCCGCACTTCCGAGGCCGTAGAACCTGTCGCCGTCAAGTTCGCCCTTTGGGTTCCGCGTCCATCCTGGCGAGGGGCGAACCGTGTCCATGTGGCCGTTGAGGACAACTGTGTATCCCCTGCCCGGCAGATACGCTATCACGTCGTCCCCGAAGCCCTCTACGGGCAGCAGCTCCACGTCAAAACCGTGCTCTTCGAGAAACGATGCGATGAACCTAGAGATTTCCTCTTCATGTCCAAAGGGGGAGTCGATGGAGACCAGCTCCTTCAGGAGGTCAAATTCCATTATCCCCACCAAATAATAACAACGACAAACTGTTTAAGTAATTTACCATGTCGCAATGCAAAATTTGACTAAGTTTCTGAGTTTTTGCCACAAATATTGGTAAATCTCCAAATTCTAAATGGCAGTCCGAGAACACGTCCGGGGCGTGAAGACCTCAACCGGGAAATTCCGTGGGGGCTTTAGAAACGGGTTTTGTCAAGAAGCCCGCCGAGCAAGAGTTTGTCTGGTGGACCGGGCGGGATTTGAACCCGCGGCCTCCGCCTTGCGAGGGCGGCGCTCATACCAGGCTGAGCTACCGGCCCACACCCGGTAGTAGAAAAAGCGGAGAGGCTTTAAAAAGTTTTGGGATAGGTGCGTTCATAGATGGGCAGATTTGAGTTTATTTTCCACTGGAGACGGTGGGTTTTTAACTTGTGAATGGCAACAGATGGCGGTGATCATATGAGACCGCTCGACCTTCACAGGAACAACTTTCCCGGCAACGGCAAAATTGAGGTTATCCCGAAAATCCCGCTCACGGGAGAGACCCTGAGCCTCGCCTACACGCCGGGCGTTGCCGAGGTCTCCCTGAAGATCGCCGAAACCCCAGATGATGCCTTTGAGTACACGAACAGGGGCAACACCGTGGCGGTGGTCAGCGACGGAAGCAGAGTCCTTGGCCTCGGCGACATCGGGCCCCTTGGGGCGCTCCCGGTCATGGAAGGAAAGGCGCTCCTCTTCAAGGCCTTTGGTGGCGTTGATGCGTTCCCCCTCGTCCTTGCTGAGAAGGATCCAGATAGGTTTGTCGAGGTTGTAAATGCCGTTTCCCCCTCCTTTGGTGGAATAAACCTCGAGGACATAGCCTCACCGAAGTGCTTCTACATCCTTGAGCGGCTTAGAAAAGAGCTTGAGGTGCCGGTTTTCCACGACGACCAGCAGGGAACCGCGAGCGTGGTTTTAGCGGCCCTGATAAACGCCTTAAAAGTTGTTGGAAAGCGGCTCGATGGGATCTCAGTTGCCCTCTTCGGCGCAGGGGCTGCAGGCTTCGCCACATTGGGGCTCCTCACAGAGGCAGGGGTGAAGCCCGAGAACGTCCGTGTGGTGGAGCTTGTGAACGGCGAGCCGAGGGTTTTAACGCCGGACCTCCCGCTGGAGGAGCTGTTCCCCTACAGAGGGGAGCTGCTTTCAAAAACCAACGGCGAGGGAATCGAGGGTGGCCCCGAGGAGGCCCTGAGCGGGGCGGATGTCCTCATATCCTTCACGAGGCCTGGGCCGGGAGTAATAAAACCCGAGTGGATAAAGAGAATGGCCGATGACCCCGTGGTCTTCCCGTTGGCCAACCCGGTTCCCGAGATACTCCCCGAGGAGGCCAAAAAAGCTGGAGCGAGGGTTGTTGCCACTGGTAGGAGCGACTACCCCAACCAGGTGAACAACCTCCTCGGTTTCCCGGCGATATTCAGGGGGGCCCTTGACGTCAGAGCGAGCACGATAACGGATGGAATGATAATAGCGGCCTCGAAGGCTATGGCTTCAGTGATAGAGCCAAGCGAGGACGAGATAATTCCCTCCCCCTTCCATCCCGACGTCCACCCGGCGGTGGCGAGGGCAGTGGCGGAGGCGGCAATTAAGGAGGGCGTTGCGAGGGTTAGGGTAAAGCCTGAAGAGGTCGAGGAGAGGTTGAGGAGATGGAGGAGGTTCTACGAGGAAAACGTTGTTCCATTGAACGAAAAAAGGAAACTCTACTTGTAGAGGCTTTCACCGTGCGCGTCTATTGCGACAATCAGCGGGAAATCCCTAACCTCGAGAACCCATAAAGCTTCCGGAACGCCGAGGTCGAGCCAGTGAACTGCTTTGACCCTCTTTACGCTTTCCGCGGCCAGAGAACCT
The sequence above is drawn from the Thermococcus pacificus genome and encodes:
- a CDS encoding S16 family serine protease — protein: MKRLAAMAFVLMLLLPVTGFTAAQCPSEGHTVVLKAPAVSRTSNGELTGVATDFVITVAPGTGHVYVETWPLAEVDMQASARLAAQIAGKVLGVDMSKYDVFIHIRADSPIIGGPSAGGTMTVGIIAALEGWAVNPKVMMTGMINPDGTIGPVGGILEKASAAHDVGAELFLIPEGQRIQYVQETQKREIGGIVEINTQTKRVDVVQYAKERWGLTVIEIKDIYDAVYYFTGHRIPRPEAPSYTQIDTSFLKDDALKDYENTTDYYEKTLQKLKDSDVGYGTYATLMEALNEAKDILNQSKKSIDDGLYYTALSKDFQARIIIRHVDWYLDVKTPDDVQELLKGAESQINASESTVSSVNIRGITMLQAIAAAEERVEQAKSLIEEAWKYYYSGDYWNAVGDAAYAYERAKTAEFWAKLGERFAGGEEISRETVKTTARDYIDESNLIVTYIESMYGNVGGDLSGSIQQAERYYEDGKYSAALFTAMEARVQAQVFLDTLGIDNMTVLMDKLKSMKENAKTAIGIAQSNGVTPILAMAYYEFAESYEKSAEENNSLNDLQNAMIFYQYARETAGLFIGGTTTPTVQVPNNTTGIPQIVIPSNAVGPTETPANASVDATGAGKSDELLGVVAVIAFGTFLIGVLVGRKL
- a CDS encoding M20 family metallopeptidase, with protein sequence MEFDLLKELVSIDSPFGHEEEISRFIASFLEEHGFDVELLPVEGFGDDVIAYLPGRGYTVVLNGHMDTVRPSPGWTRNPKGELDGDRFYGLGSADMKGGLAALMSAFVELAELPKRERPNVIFTAVSDEEGYSRGAWELIKSGKLENADLVLVAEPTNETLMLGARGRFVVQVEVFGRKAHAARPHMGINAIEELGRFLGSLGRIRFRSHRKLGIGSYCTLHIEGSADGLSVPDYARAIIDRHVVPGEEWERVEKELIELAERIKLKGELKVTRLGRPTPDMLPYTVRENNRFANLFKSAHRSVLGREPEVTYGKSVGDFNYFGTYLGKPTLVYGPVGGSWHSPNEWVSVESVRRVKRVYIEFLKSLT
- a CDS encoding NAD(P)-dependent malic enzyme, with product MRPLDLHRNNFPGNGKIEVIPKIPLTGETLSLAYTPGVAEVSLKIAETPDDAFEYTNRGNTVAVVSDGSRVLGLGDIGPLGALPVMEGKALLFKAFGGVDAFPLVLAEKDPDRFVEVVNAVSPSFGGINLEDIASPKCFYILERLRKELEVPVFHDDQQGTASVVLAALINALKVVGKRLDGISVALFGAGAAGFATLGLLTEAGVKPENVRVVELVNGEPRVLTPDLPLEELFPYRGELLSKTNGEGIEGGPEEALSGADVLISFTRPGPGVIKPEWIKRMADDPVVFPLANPVPEILPEEAKKAGARVVATGRSDYPNQVNNLLGFPAIFRGALDVRASTITDGMIIAASKAMASVIEPSEDEIIPSPFHPDVHPAVARAVAEAAIKEGVARVRVKPEEVEERLRRWRRFYEENVVPLNEKRKLYL